In Epinephelus lanceolatus isolate andai-2023 chromosome 16, ASM4190304v1, whole genome shotgun sequence, one DNA window encodes the following:
- the LOC117263892 gene encoding uncharacterized protein LOC117263892 → MSNTFQRSVFIAELSQGKLKPARMVVLRLFEFEATTTGILEKIHDALQSDGPLILTDAQGNEIVDSEGTRGSKYWKQNAKKFLAVPEQIFHGFQQGTKGKKLSHKDMDSTGLQGVHDKIKEVILAAQGLSEVTQVVKDLSTHANNTRGAMLFPTNTMITHIKDAFGCIVCKGLMEEPVIAVCCKSFVGCKNCVDQWMLTSDQCLKCRADEFSVNAHRLTSLDHLLSSLAGVIKMD, encoded by the exons ATGAGTAACACCTTCCAAAG GTCTGTTTTCATTGCTGAGCTCAGCCAGGGGAAACTGAAGCCTGCCCGTATGGTTGTACTCAGACTGTTTGAGTTTGAAGCCACAACCACAGGTATCCTTGAAAAAATACATGATGCCCTGCAGAGTGATGGCCCTCTCATCCTGACTGATGCCCAGGGAAATGAGATTGTGGACTCTGAAGGGACAAGAG GATCCAAGTATTGGaagcaaaatgcaaaaaagttTCTTGCTGTCCCAGAGCAGATCTTCCATGGGTTCCAGCAAGGAACAAAGGGAAAGAAACTGAG TCATAAAGACATGGACTCCACAGGTCTTCAGGGGGTCCATGATAAAATAAAGGAAGTGATCTTGGCTGCTCAAGGACTGAGTGAGGTCACCCAAGTCGTGAAGGACCTGTCAACACATGCCAACAACACCAGGGGTGCCATGCTGTTTCCGACCAACACCATGATAACACACATAAAGGATGCCTTTGGTTGTATTGTATGCAAAG GGCTAATGGAAGAGCCTGTGATTGCCGTATGCTGCAAAAGCTTTGTTGGCTGCAAAAACTGCGTTGACCAGTGGATGCTGACATCTGACCAGTGCCTCAAATGCAGGGCAGATGAGTTCTCTGTCAATGCTCACAGGCTGACCAGTCTTGACCATCTTCTCTCCTCATTGGCTGGTGTAATTAAGATGGATTAA
- the stx12 gene encoding syntaxin-12 isoform X2 — translation MSYGKAESYHPVPRDFNSLIQTCSSNIQKITQNTAQIKSMVNQLGTSQDTSELQDRLQQIQHYTNQLAKETNKNLKELGSIPLPISPSEQRQQKIQRDRLMNDFSAALNNFQAVQRRAAEKEKESVARARAGSRLSAEDSSRDEKLVSFDNQEDWGQMTTQSEEVGITEEDLELIRERETNIRQLESDILDVNQIFKDLAVMIHDQGEMIDSIEANVENAEVHVERGTEQLQRAAYYQQKSRKKMCILVMVCSIVLVILGIIIWQAAK, via the exons ATGTCATACGGCAAAGCAGAGAGCTACCACCCTGTCCCACGGGACTTCAACAGCCTCATACAGACATGTAGCTCCAACATCCAGAAGATCACGCAGAACA CTGCTCAGATCAAGAGCATGGTGAACCAGCTGGGGACCAGTCAGGACACCAGTGAACTTCAAGATCGTCT GCAGCAGATACAACACTATACCAACCAACTGGCAAAAGAAACCAACAAGAATCTGAAAGAACTGGGATCCATCCCTTTGCCAATATCACCCTCTGAGCAA AGGCAGCAAAAGATCCAGAGGGACCGCCTGATGAATGACTTCTCAGCAGCCCTCAACAACTTCCAAGCAGTCCAGCGGCGtgcagcagagaaggagaaagagtcagTTGCCAGAGCGAGAGCGGGATCCCGCCTCTCA GCTGAGGACAGTTCTCGGGATGAAAAGCTTGTTTCTTTCGACAA CCAAGAGGACTGGGGTCAGATGACCACCCAGTCAGAGGAGGTGGGCATCACGGAGGAGGACCTGGAGCTCATCAGGGAGAGAGAAACCAACATCAGACAGCTGGAG tctgacattttggatGTAAACCAGATCTTCAAGGACCTGGCAGTGATGATCCACGATCAAGGAGAGATGATTG ATAGCATTGAGGCAAATGTGGAGAATGCTGAAGTCCATGTAGAACGAGGAacagagcagctccagagagcCGCTTACTACCAG CAAAAGTCTCGGAAGAAGATGTGTATCCTTGTTATGGTCTGTTCCATTGTGCTTGTCATACTTGGCATCATTATCTGGCAAGCTGCTAAGTGA
- the stx12 gene encoding syntaxin-12 isoform X1: MLVSNSQITKSPKPRYEHALADMSYGKAESYHPVPRDFNSLIQTCSSNIQKITQNTAQIKSMVNQLGTSQDTSELQDRLQQIQHYTNQLAKETNKNLKELGSIPLPISPSEQRQQKIQRDRLMNDFSAALNNFQAVQRRAAEKEKESVARARAGSRLSAEDSSRDEKLVSFDNQEDWGQMTTQSEEVGITEEDLELIRERETNIRQLESDILDVNQIFKDLAVMIHDQGEMIDSIEANVENAEVHVERGTEQLQRAAYYQQKSRKKMCILVMVCSIVLVILGIIIWQAAK, translated from the exons ATGCTCGTTTCAAACAGCCAAATAA CCAAATCCCCAAAACCAAGGTACGAGCACGCTCTGGCAGACATGTCATACGGCAAAGCAGAGAGCTACCACCCTGTCCCACGGGACTTCAACAGCCTCATACAGACATGTAGCTCCAACATCCAGAAGATCACGCAGAACA CTGCTCAGATCAAGAGCATGGTGAACCAGCTGGGGACCAGTCAGGACACCAGTGAACTTCAAGATCGTCT GCAGCAGATACAACACTATACCAACCAACTGGCAAAAGAAACCAACAAGAATCTGAAAGAACTGGGATCCATCCCTTTGCCAATATCACCCTCTGAGCAA AGGCAGCAAAAGATCCAGAGGGACCGCCTGATGAATGACTTCTCAGCAGCCCTCAACAACTTCCAAGCAGTCCAGCGGCGtgcagcagagaaggagaaagagtcagTTGCCAGAGCGAGAGCGGGATCCCGCCTCTCA GCTGAGGACAGTTCTCGGGATGAAAAGCTTGTTTCTTTCGACAA CCAAGAGGACTGGGGTCAGATGACCACCCAGTCAGAGGAGGTGGGCATCACGGAGGAGGACCTGGAGCTCATCAGGGAGAGAGAAACCAACATCAGACAGCTGGAG tctgacattttggatGTAAACCAGATCTTCAAGGACCTGGCAGTGATGATCCACGATCAAGGAGAGATGATTG ATAGCATTGAGGCAAATGTGGAGAATGCTGAAGTCCATGTAGAACGAGGAacagagcagctccagagagcCGCTTACTACCAG CAAAAGTCTCGGAAGAAGATGTGTATCCTTGTTATGGTCTGTTCCATTGTGCTTGTCATACTTGGCATCATTATCTGGCAAGCTGCTAAGTGA